The genome window CAGACGAATTGTCGACCATACGGCTGATATCAACCTTACTTACAGCACCATTGCCAGGGAATACCTTCTAAGAGAGGGTTTGCCTCCAGACCGTGTGATTAAAACGGGCAGTCCGATGTTTGAGGTGTTGACTCACTATCAAAGCAAGATTGCATCGTCAGATGTTTTACAGCGTCTGGGCTTAACAAAAGGACAGTATTTTTTAGTTAGCGCGCATCGTGAAGAGAACATCGAATCTGACGTGAATTTCGATAAGCTCGTCAAAACGCTAAACTCCGTGGCCGAGCATTTCAACCTCCCTGTGGTTGTATCTACTCACCCTCGAACACAAAATCGCATTAATATAAGAGGAAGTGTTTTTCACGCGAATGTTCGCTTAATGAAGCCAATAGGGTTTTCTGATTACAACAATTTGCAACTGAACGCTCGAGCGGTTCTTTCTGATAGCGGAACAATCACCGAAGAGTCTTCAATTTTGAATTTCCCGGCTTTAAATATTCGTGAAGCCCATGAAAGACCCGAGGGATTTGAAGAAGCTGCGGTTATGATGGTGGGACTTGAGGCGGAACGAGTGCTTCAAGCATTGGAGGTGTTGAACAAACAGCCTTCCGGCGCAGAAAGATTGTTGCGCTTGGTAGGTGACTACTCAATGCCGAATGTTTCCGACAAAGTGGTCAGAATTATTCTTAGTTATACAGACTATGTTAATCGCGTTGTTTGGCGCAAAAGCTAGTTCCGGGTTTTAAGATGAAGGTTTTAGTTGTTAGTCAGTATTTTATGCCGGAAACCTTCATTATCAACGAGCTCGTTGAGGAGATG of Bdellovibrio bacteriovorus contains these proteins:
- the wecB gene encoding non-hydrolyzing UDP-N-acetylglucosamine 2-epimerase; this translates as MKKMKVMTVLGTRPEIIRLSRVLAKLDEFCDHTLVHTGQNYDYELNEIFFQDLGVRKPDHFLNAVGESATDTIGNIIKLVDKVMDQVQPEALLVLGDTNSCLSVIAAKRRKIPIFHMEAGNRCFDQRVPEETNRRIVDHTADINLTYSTIAREYLLREGLPPDRVIKTGSPMFEVLTHYQSKIASSDVLQRLGLTKGQYFLVSAHREENIESDVNFDKLVKTLNSVAEHFNLPVVVSTHPRTQNRINIRGSVFHANVRLMKPIGFSDYNNLQLNARAVLSDSGTITEESSILNFPALNIREAHERPEGFEEAAVMMVGLEAERVLQALEVLNKQPSGAERLLRLVGDYSMPNVSDKVVRIILSYTDYVNRVVWRKS